A genomic window from Longimicrobium sp. includes:
- a CDS encoding S41 family peptidase — protein MTNRISRITLAAVALAAAALPANAQSPRGGAARGTPITPQLAAETFDTAWSVIDRSLWDTAVVNGPWKQARADLRPRALAATTVQQLRGVLAEMIGRLSYSHFEVIPGEVQQRLAESQSSGTGDAGMEVRLVDGRLLVTRVDSGGPAAEAGVRTGWALDAVGAKTAREMLSLLERIPGAREPRGRQLYAWMSAAGALRGQPGSRVRVRFLDGNNRTVTRELTLREPRGVQMVKFGNLPPLAVSWGSRRLQGPEGTTAGLIRFSYWMPPVVERLNAAMDSLRDADGIVVDLRGNLGGVGAMAPGFAGHFLDRVDTLGIMRTRTGTLYLVSYPRTVDTQARPVRPFAGPVAVLTDAMSASTSEFFAGGLQQLGRVRVFGEPTAAQALPAYAQKLPDGDVLMHAVADFTGKTGKRFEGLGVTPDVAAPPTRDALLAGRDPALEAALAWIAEVKRGRAPAR, from the coding sequence GTGACGAACCGCATCTCCCGGATCACCCTGGCCGCCGTCGCGCTGGCGGCCGCCGCCCTCCCCGCGAACGCGCAGTCGCCCCGCGGCGGGGCCGCGCGCGGGACCCCCATCACCCCCCAGCTGGCGGCGGAGACCTTCGACACCGCGTGGTCGGTGATCGACCGGTCGCTGTGGGACACCGCCGTGGTGAACGGCCCGTGGAAGCAGGCGCGCGCCGACCTCCGCCCGCGCGCGCTGGCCGCCACGACCGTGCAGCAGCTGCGCGGCGTGCTGGCGGAGATGATCGGCCGCCTGTCGTACTCGCACTTCGAGGTCATCCCCGGCGAGGTGCAGCAGCGCCTGGCCGAGTCGCAGTCGTCCGGGACGGGTGACGCGGGGATGGAGGTGCGGCTGGTGGACGGCCGCCTGCTGGTGACGCGCGTGGACTCCGGCGGCCCCGCCGCGGAGGCCGGCGTGCGCACGGGGTGGGCGCTGGACGCCGTGGGCGCGAAGACCGCGCGCGAGATGCTGTCGCTGCTGGAGCGCATCCCCGGCGCGCGCGAGCCCCGCGGGCGCCAGCTGTACGCGTGGATGTCGGCCGCGGGCGCGCTGCGCGGCCAGCCGGGGAGCCGCGTGCGCGTGCGCTTCCTGGACGGAAACAATCGCACGGTGACGCGCGAGCTGACGCTGCGCGAGCCGCGCGGCGTGCAGATGGTGAAGTTCGGCAACCTCCCCCCGCTGGCCGTGTCCTGGGGCTCGCGCCGCCTGCAGGGGCCGGAGGGGACGACCGCCGGGCTCATCCGCTTCAGCTACTGGATGCCGCCGGTCGTGGAGAGGCTGAACGCGGCGATGGACTCGCTGCGCGACGCCGACGGCATCGTCGTGGATCTCCGCGGCAACCTGGGCGGCGTCGGCGCGATGGCGCCCGGGTTCGCCGGCCACTTCCTGGACCGCGTGGACACGCTGGGGATCATGCGCACCCGGACGGGAACGCTCTACCTCGTCTCCTATCCCCGCACGGTGGACACGCAGGCGCGCCCGGTGCGCCCCTTCGCCGGCCCCGTGGCCGTGCTGACCGACGCGATGAGCGCCAGCACCAGCGAGTTCTTCGCGGGCGGGCTGCAGCAGCTGGGGCGCGTGCGGGTGTTCGGCGAGCCCACCGCGGCGCAGGCGCTCCCGGCGTACGCGCAGAAGCTCCCCGACGGCGACGTGCTGATGCACGCGGTGGCCGACTTCACCGGGAAGACGGGGAAGCGCTTCGAAGGGCTGGGGGTGACGCCCGACGTGGCCGCGCCCCCCACCCGCGACGCGCTGCTGGCCGGGCGCGACCCCGCGCTCGAGGCGGCGCTGGCCTGGATCGCCGAAGTGAAACGCGGCCGCGCCCCGGCGCGGTAG
- a CDS encoding DUF4412 domain-containing protein: MTRTPFARTLGVALFALGAQTAAAAAQQTPAANLPPAQQVVEKYVQAVGGRQNIGKFSSRHSQVEMAIPAMGMTMNIDVYQSRPNKMFMRVDMPGMGVTTSGYDGQVAWTNNAMQGPRILSGTEMNEALRQADFDASLDPAKSAATMETVGERTVDGRGCWNVRMVTRTGIEVMNCFDKETGLLVGSSMKQQSQMGEMQVDVAYSDYKEFDGIRMPTKTTMSMMGQQMTSTVKSVTHEPIPDSTFALPPEIKALQH; the protein is encoded by the coding sequence ATGACCCGCACCCCGTTCGCCCGCACCCTGGGCGTTGCCCTGTTCGCGCTGGGCGCGCAGACCGCCGCCGCGGCGGCGCAGCAGACGCCGGCCGCCAACCTGCCGCCCGCGCAGCAGGTCGTGGAGAAGTACGTGCAGGCCGTGGGCGGCCGGCAGAACATCGGCAAGTTCAGCTCGCGCCACAGCCAGGTGGAGATGGCCATCCCCGCCATGGGAATGACCATGAACATCGACGTGTACCAGTCGCGCCCGAACAAGATGTTCATGCGCGTGGACATGCCCGGCATGGGCGTGACCACCAGCGGCTACGACGGCCAGGTGGCGTGGACCAACAACGCCATGCAGGGCCCGCGCATCCTGAGCGGGACCGAGATGAACGAGGCGCTGCGCCAGGCCGACTTCGACGCCAGCCTGGACCCGGCCAAGTCGGCCGCCACGATGGAGACGGTGGGCGAGCGCACGGTGGACGGCCGCGGCTGCTGGAACGTGCGCATGGTCACCCGCACCGGCATCGAGGTGATGAACTGCTTCGACAAGGAGACGGGGCTGCTGGTCGGGTCGAGCATGAAGCAGCAGTCGCAGATGGGCGAGATGCAGGTGGACGTGGCCTACAGCGACTACAAGGAGTTCGACGGCATCAGAATGCCCACGAAGACCACGATGTCGATGATGGGCCAGCAGATGACCAGCACGGTGAAGAGCGTGACGCACGAGCCCATCCCGGACTCCACCTTTGCGCTCCCGCCGGAGATCAAGGCGCTCCAGCACTGA